The segment CAGGCGCAGGACGCTTTGCGCCATCGCGCGATAATCACGGGCCTCGACCAGGAAGGCCGTCCGACCATGCTCGGCCACGAATGGCACGCCGCCGACGCGCGTCGATACCACCGGCACGCCGCTGGCAAAGGCCTCAAGGATGGAAATGGGCATATTGTCGATGGTGCTCGGGTTGAGCATGACATCGGCCGAGGCGTAGAGTGCCGTCATCTGGTCGTTGTCGATACGGCCGGTGAAGGTCACCGCATCGGCGATACCGAGGTCCGCCGCGAGCTGTTCGAGCTGCTCGCGCTCGGGCCCCGAGCCGGCAATCGTCAACCGCGCCTGCTTGAGCTGCTGGCGCACCAGGGCGAAGGCCTGCAGCGCGCTCGGGATGTCGTAGATCGGCTCGAGATTGCGCGTGACGATCAGGTGCGGCGGCTCACGTCCATCGCGTTGCGCGGGCTTGAAGCGGTCGAGATCGATAATGTTGGGGATGACCTGGCCATCGACGCCGAAACGCTGGAACACCTCGCGCAGGAAGCCCGATGGCAGCACCAGCGCATCGACCTGCCTCAGGTAGCGCAGCACCCAGCCGGGCGCGTTGGCAAAAAACGTCTCCGCCCCGCCGCCCCGGTAGTTGACGATGATCGGCGTGCCGCGCAGACGGGCGATCATGATCGCCGGCAGGGCGAACAGATACCAGGACCAGCCCGAATTCGCCATCACGTGCATGACATCGGCGCGCCCCGCGGCACGCCACAGCGCGAGCTTGTAGGGCAGCAGCCGGAACAACGCGCGGATGCCCTTCAGGTGGGCGACGAAGGCCGGCCGGTAAGGTGCATTGACCTGCACCACCTCGACCCGG is part of the Chitinivorax sp. PXF-14 genome and harbors:
- a CDS encoding glycosyltransferase family 4 protein gives rise to the protein MSEQLSVALVGPLPPPSGGMANQCRQLARLLGEEGVRVEVVQVNAPYRPAFVAHLKGIRALFRLLPYKLALWRAAGRADVMHVMANSGWSWYLFALPAIMIARLRGTPIIVNYRGGGAETFFANAPGWVLRYLRQVDALVLPSGFLREVFQRFGVDGQVIPNIIDLDRFKPAQRDGREPPHLIVTRNLEPIYDIPSALQAFALVRQQLKQARLTIAGSGPEREQLEQLAADLGIADAVTFTGRIDNDQMTALYASADVMLNPSTIDNMPISILEAFASGVPVVSTRVGGVPFVAEHGRTAFLVEARDYRAMAQSVLRLMQEPELARAFRTAGLAEAQRYAWPVVREQWLAAYRQAGKRGH